From the Desulfovibrio sp. JY genome, one window contains:
- the cas1c gene encoding type I-C CRISPR-associated endonuclease Cas1c, which translates to MKPLLNTLFVTTQESYLAKDGECVAVYQGDALKGKVPIHTLGGLVLFGQISCSPFLLGHCAEHGVTVSWLTQNGRFLASMHGPVSGNVLLRREQYRRADEDASSAAIAAFIVIGKIANCRTVLLRTARERPGPELDTAVARLAQCLMRLREPQPLNMVRGIEGEAAQAYFGAFGSLIHSKDPAFRFAGRNRRPPLDAVNCLLSFLYTLLAHDVRSALEGCGLDPAVGFLHRDRPGRPSLALDIMEEFRPYLADRLACTLINRGQVKGKGFRRTESGAVIMDEDTRKDVITAWQERKQETVEHPFLQEKMAAGLLYHCQARLLARYLRGDLDAYPPFVIR; encoded by the coding sequence ATGAAGCCGCTGCTCAACACGCTGTTCGTCACCACCCAGGAAAGTTATCTCGCCAAGGATGGCGAATGCGTGGCCGTGTACCAGGGCGATGCCTTGAAGGGCAAAGTGCCTATCCATACGTTGGGCGGGCTCGTGCTTTTCGGTCAGATCTCGTGCAGCCCCTTTCTGCTGGGCCACTGCGCGGAACACGGCGTGACGGTCTCGTGGTTGACGCAAAACGGGCGTTTTCTGGCCTCCATGCATGGCCCGGTCAGCGGCAACGTGCTGCTGCGCCGCGAGCAGTACCGCCGGGCGGACGAGGATGCCTCCTCCGCCGCCATTGCCGCGTTCATCGTCATCGGCAAAATAGCCAACTGCCGCACCGTGCTGCTGCGCACCGCGCGGGAGCGCCCAGGCCCGGAGCTCGATACAGCCGTAGCCCGCCTGGCCCAGTGTCTTATGCGTTTACGCGAGCCTCAACCTCTTAATATGGTTCGCGGTATCGAGGGCGAGGCCGCGCAGGCCTATTTTGGCGCTTTCGGCAGTCTTATCCATAGCAAGGACCCCGCGTTCCGTTTTGCCGGCCGCAACCGGCGTCCGCCGCTGGATGCCGTGAACTGCCTCCTTTCCTTTCTGTATACGCTGCTTGCCCACGACGTGCGGAGCGCGCTTGAAGGCTGCGGGCTTGATCCGGCGGTAGGTTTTCTGCACCGCGACCGGCCCGGCCGGCCAAGCCTTGCTCTGGACATCATGGAGGAATTTCGTCCCTATCTGGCGGACAGACTGGCTTGCACGCTGATCAACCGGGGGCAGGTGAAGGGCAAAGGCTTCAGGCGCACGGAATCAGGGGCCGTCATCATGGACGAGGACACCCGCAAGGACGTGATAACCGCCTGGCAGGAGCGCAAACAGGAGACCGTGGAGCATCCCTTTTTGCAGGAAAAGATGGCGGCGGGCCTGCTGTATCATTGTCAGGCACGGTTGCTTGCCCGCTATCTGCGCGGTGACCTGGACGCCTACCCTCCCTTTGTGATCCGGTGA
- the cas4 gene encoding CRISPR-associated protein Cas4 — MQHLPPTDPIPISALQHYLYCPRQCALIHLEQLWTENVYTAEGRQLHEKAHGNVAESRGDRKIVTGLLLCSHEYGLTGQADVVEFHRREGRWQPYPVEYKRGRPKNNDADRIQLCAQAFCLEEMLDASIPEGALFYGKTRRRQVVSFDEALREETRKTAEAVHALLGQGATPPPPPLEIANTICPACSLRDVCMPLAPRKSAAAYLQSVLEDA; from the coding sequence ATGCAGCACCTTCCCCCGACCGACCCCATCCCCATCTCCGCGTTGCAGCACTATTTGTACTGCCCCCGGCAGTGCGCGCTTATCCATCTGGAACAGCTGTGGACGGAGAACGTCTACACGGCCGAAGGGCGGCAGCTGCACGAAAAAGCCCACGGCAACGTGGCGGAAAGCCGTGGCGACCGCAAAATCGTCACCGGGCTTTTGCTTTGCTCCCATGAATACGGGCTGACCGGCCAGGCCGATGTGGTGGAGTTCCACCGGCGCGAAGGACGCTGGCAGCCGTACCCCGTGGAATACAAGCGCGGTCGCCCCAAAAACAACGACGCCGACCGCATACAGCTTTGCGCCCAGGCGTTTTGTCTGGAAGAAATGCTGGATGCCTCCATTCCCGAGGGTGCGCTTTTTTACGGCAAAACCCGACGACGACAGGTGGTGTCCTTCGACGAAGCCCTGCGGGAAGAAACCCGCAAAACCGCCGAGGCCGTGCATGCCCTGTTGGGTCAAGGCGCAACGCCGCCGCCTCCGCCGCTGGAAATCGCCAACACCATCTGCCCGGCCTGCTCGTTGCGCGACGTCTGCATGCCGCTTGCGCCGCGAAAATCGGCGGCTGCCTATCTGCAATCCGTACTGGAGGACGCATGA
- the cas2 gene encoding CRISPR-associated endonuclease Cas2, translating to MMVLVSYDVNTQDAAGRRRLRRIARHCENWGQRVQFSVFECVVDPAQWVALRTNLLECMDTEKDSLRFYFLGANWKNRVEHVGAKPAYDPQGLLIL from the coding sequence ATGATGGTTCTGGTAAGCTATGACGTGAACACGCAGGATGCCGCCGGACGGCGTCGGTTGCGGAGGATCGCGCGGCACTGTGAGAACTGGGGACAGCGGGTGCAGTTTTCGGTTTTCGAGTGCGTGGTGGACCCCGCCCAGTGGGTAGCCCTGCGTACCAATCTGCTGGAGTGCATGGATACGGAGAAAGACAGTCTGCGGTTTTATTTTCTCGGGGCCAACTGGAAAAATCGTGTTGAGCATGTGGGGGCCAAACCCGCCTATGATCCGCAGGGACTTCTCATTCTTTAA